In a genomic window of Streptomyces sp. NBC_01231:
- a CDS encoding multicopper oxidase domain-containing protein, whose protein sequence is MRTQDGNNPTGVTRSALTRRGFLATAAAGAVVATADGVTAPTTASATTEAGAGTGTESGAAGTTGPPPDTTHTTRLTDDEPRPPRGGPTGPTPAAPTYRSLTPFRDPLRIPGTVGKTRADRVSYATVRMRATTTRMHSQLPSTPVWAYDGQVTGPTFEVRRGEKLRVTWANELSGDLPVTVVEVPNGTTTPALWDQPGRGGVAAREDVAALRPWTVVHLHGALTGGGNDGWPENGVQPATSQLSEYPNEQRATALFYHDHAMGITRWNVMAGLSGMYLVRDEEEDALGLPGGAYEIPLMLADRNLETDNEGRLTGRLLHKTIVVHSEPLVQMRAFTGPFTTVNGVIWPYLRVEPRWYRFRVVNGANTRQYRLTLTDENGQAVPSGSVYQIGTDHGLLTEPVPVDGADGLTLGSAERADLLIDFSAFRGRRLRLTNTNPNPDPGPWPQVMEFRVGERPVRDPFTLPRRLSDGSLDDDGTGTPAAPQHPTERLVVLTPMGPGQALCWEMEKTEAPSGELPADGIVQIKEDDGTLTTYRRAAADFHDPVRFFVRTRGWERWRFLHVAPSGWPHPMHIHATSFRVVSRESYDISGFTSFSMPDGGIGCGTTAPLRRTGAGTVPPSERGWKDTVRVGAGELVTVDGYFGDWAGKFVYHCHMLEHEDMGMMRQFAVLPGQIQDIGMSSGPHGMETMQ, encoded by the coding sequence ATGCGCACCCAGGACGGCAACAACCCGACGGGCGTGACCCGTTCGGCGCTCACCCGACGGGGCTTTCTCGCCACCGCGGCGGCGGGCGCCGTCGTCGCCACCGCTGACGGCGTGACAGCACCGACGACGGCGAGCGCGACCACCGAGGCAGGAGCCGGGACCGGCACCGAGTCCGGGGCAGCCGGAACGACCGGCCCACCCCCGGACACGACGCACACGACGCGGCTCACCGACGACGAGCCCCGCCCACCCCGGGGCGGACCGACCGGACCCACCCCGGCCGCACCCACCTACCGCAGCCTCACCCCGTTCCGCGACCCCCTGCGCATCCCCGGGACGGTCGGGAAGACCCGGGCCGACCGCGTCTCGTACGCCACCGTCCGGATGCGGGCGACGACGACCCGCATGCATTCCCAGCTGCCGTCGACGCCCGTCTGGGCCTACGACGGCCAGGTGACCGGCCCCACCTTCGAGGTCCGCCGGGGCGAGAAGCTCCGTGTGACCTGGGCCAACGAACTGTCCGGCGATCTCCCGGTGACGGTCGTCGAGGTGCCCAACGGCACGACGACGCCCGCACTCTGGGACCAGCCGGGGCGCGGCGGCGTCGCGGCGCGCGAGGATGTGGCGGCCCTGCGGCCGTGGACGGTGGTCCATCTGCACGGCGCGCTCACGGGCGGCGGCAACGACGGCTGGCCGGAGAACGGTGTGCAGCCGGCCACCTCACAGCTGTCGGAGTACCCCAACGAGCAGCGTGCGACGGCGCTCTTCTACCACGACCACGCCATGGGCATCACCCGGTGGAACGTGATGGCGGGTCTGTCCGGCATGTATCTGGTCCGGGACGAGGAGGAGGACGCCCTCGGCCTTCCCGGCGGGGCGTACGAGATTCCGCTGATGCTCGCGGACCGCAACCTGGAGACCGACAACGAGGGCCGTCTCACCGGCCGGCTGCTGCACAAGACGATCGTCGTGCACAGTGAACCCCTCGTGCAGATGCGCGCGTTCACCGGCCCGTTCACCACCGTCAACGGGGTGATCTGGCCGTACCTGCGGGTCGAGCCGCGCTGGTACCGCTTCCGGGTCGTCAACGGCGCCAACACCCGCCAGTACCGGCTGACGCTGACCGACGAGAACGGGCAGGCCGTGCCGTCCGGCAGCGTGTACCAGATCGGCACAGATCACGGACTGCTGACGGAACCGGTGCCGGTGGACGGCGCCGACGGGCTGACGCTGGGCTCCGCCGAGCGCGCCGACCTGCTGATCGACTTCTCGGCGTTCCGTGGTCGCCGGCTGCGGCTGACGAACACCAACCCCAATCCCGACCCCGGGCCGTGGCCGCAGGTGATGGAGTTCCGGGTGGGCGAGCGCCCCGTGCGCGACCCCTTCACGCTGCCACGGCGGCTGAGCGACGGCTCCCTCGACGACGACGGGACCGGCACCCCGGCCGCCCCTCAGCACCCGACGGAGCGGCTGGTGGTGCTGACGCCCATGGGCCCCGGTCAGGCCCTGTGCTGGGAGATGGAGAAGACCGAGGCGCCGTCCGGTGAGCTTCCCGCCGACGGCATCGTGCAGATCAAGGAGGACGACGGCACCCTGACCACGTACCGTCGCGCGGCGGCGGACTTCCACGACCCGGTGCGCTTCTTCGTCCGTACCCGCGGCTGGGAGCGGTGGCGGTTCCTGCACGTGGCGCCGTCGGGCTGGCCGCATCCCATGCACATCCACGCCACGAGCTTCCGGGTGGTCAGCAGGGAGTCGTACGACATCAGCGGGTTCACGTCGTTCTCGATGCCGGACGGCGGCATCGGCTGCGGCACCACCGCCCCGCTGCGCCGGACCGGCGCCGGGACCGTGCCGCCCAGCGAGCGGGGCTGGAAGGACACCGTGCGGGTCGGAGCAGGTGAACTGGTCACGGTGGACGGCTACTTCGGGGACTGGGCGGGGAAGTTCGTCTACCACTGCCACATGCTCGAACACGAGGACATGGGCATGATGCGGCAGTTCGCCGTCCTCCCCGGGCAGATCCAGGACATCGGCATGTCGTCGGGACCGCACGGTATGGAGACGATGCAGTGA
- a CDS encoding sugar ABC transporter ATP-binding protein yields the protein MSIRGLRKRFGGTLALADVDLDIHSGSILALLGHNGAGKSTLIKILAGVYRADQGEVSVAGHPLGTDAASAEMSFIHQDLGLVEWMTVAENIALGTGYPRRAGLVSWRQVRERSTEALDIVAGHLDPDAAVADLTRAERSLVAIARALSTRARLIVLDEPTASLPAADCARLFDVLHTLRDRGHGIVYVSHRLDEVYQVADSFAVLRDGHLISEGRLAEHGPDRIVRDIVGHEAESHRPEPGPKAPTGEAPTVLRLTGVTTDGAGPIDLELRAGEVLGMVGLTGAGHMDLGRALAGSRPIQDGRALLDGRPYRPGSPAAAVDAGIGFVTSNRQEEGCALELTVRENFLANPRADSRSPWRWISPSRERAAARSLVDRFGVRPANPEAPIATLSGGNQQKVMIGRWLRLSRRVVILEEPTAGVDVGAKAEIYRLLDDALAQGLAVLLISTDFEEVADVCHRALVFVRGHVTAELSGEALTVTELTHAASAMPALTGTADN from the coding sequence GTGAGCATCCGCGGGCTGCGCAAGCGGTTCGGCGGCACGCTCGCCCTCGCCGATGTCGACCTCGACATCCACTCCGGCAGCATCCTGGCCCTATTGGGTCACAATGGTGCCGGTAAGTCCACCCTCATCAAGATCCTCGCCGGGGTGTACCGAGCGGACCAGGGCGAGGTCTCCGTCGCGGGCCACCCGCTGGGCACCGATGCCGCCTCCGCCGAGATGTCCTTCATCCACCAGGACCTCGGTCTGGTCGAATGGATGACGGTCGCCGAGAACATCGCCCTGGGCACCGGCTACCCGCGCCGCGCCGGGCTCGTCTCCTGGCGGCAGGTCCGCGAGCGCAGCACCGAGGCGCTGGACATCGTCGCCGGCCACCTCGATCCGGACGCCGCGGTCGCGGACCTCACCCGCGCCGAGCGGTCCCTCGTCGCCATCGCCCGCGCACTGTCCACCCGGGCCCGGCTCATCGTCCTCGACGAGCCCACCGCGAGCCTGCCCGCCGCGGACTGCGCCCGCCTCTTCGACGTCCTGCACACCCTGCGCGACCGCGGACACGGCATCGTCTACGTCAGCCACCGGCTCGACGAGGTCTACCAGGTCGCCGACAGCTTCGCGGTCCTGCGCGACGGTCACCTCATCAGTGAGGGCCGCCTCGCCGAGCACGGTCCCGACCGCATCGTGCGCGACATCGTCGGCCACGAGGCGGAGAGCCATCGCCCCGAGCCCGGACCCAAGGCCCCCACCGGCGAGGCCCCGACCGTGCTGCGCCTCACCGGCGTCACCACCGACGGCGCGGGCCCCATCGACCTGGAGCTGCGGGCCGGGGAGGTCCTCGGCATGGTCGGCCTCACCGGCGCGGGCCACATGGACCTCGGCCGTGCCCTCGCCGGTTCCCGGCCGATCCAGGACGGTCGGGCACTGCTCGACGGCAGGCCGTACCGGCCCGGCTCGCCCGCCGCGGCCGTCGACGCGGGCATCGGCTTCGTCACCAGCAACCGCCAGGAGGAGGGCTGCGCCCTCGAACTCACCGTCAGGGAGAACTTCCTGGCCAACCCGCGGGCCGACAGCCGCTCCCCGTGGCGCTGGATCAGCCCGTCCCGCGAGCGCGCCGCGGCGCGCTCGCTGGTCGACAGGTTCGGCGTACGCCCGGCCAACCCCGAGGCACCCATCGCGACCCTCTCCGGAGGCAACCAGCAGAAGGTCATGATCGGCCGCTGGCTGCGCCTCAGCAGGCGCGTCGTGATCCTGGAGGAGCCGACCGCGGGAGTCGACGTCGGTGCCAAGGCGGAGATCTACCGCCTGCTCGACGACGCGCTCGCCCAGGGACTCGCGGTCCTCCTCATCTCCACCGACTTCGAGGAAGTCGCCGACGTGTGTCACCGCGCCCTGGTCTTCGTACGGGGTCACGTGACCGCCGAACTCAGCGGTGAGGCCCTCACCGTCACCGAACTCACCCACGCCGCGTCGGCCATGCCGGCGCTGACCGGAACGGCGGACAACTGA
- a CDS encoding cyclase family protein, translating to MTSSPHDPSPPSGGDASGHEPDNGPALSRAQFDTLFDELRTWGRWAPADADRGAWNRVTPEHARRAAALVRTGTTVPTALPWNTAPGPDNGKPALHYMSDLGDVEAPEPSCHKDFIAVDYHGKGVSHLDALSHIAYRGQLYDGRTAREVVDAGGARFGSVSALGPLATKGVLIDMPAVLGTDWLEPGRAVHAEDVTAAEKTLGVTIGDGDAVLLRSGHFRRRAALGAWNPDNASAGFHVDAMPLFAERGIALLGGDGDSDVRPSPVEGLHSPVHALAITAMGVPLLDNLDLEALSAACAQTGRYEFLFVVAPLNVPGGTGSPVNPIAVL from the coding sequence ATGACCAGCAGCCCGCACGATCCATCTCCCCCGTCCGGCGGCGACGCCTCCGGCCACGAACCGGACAACGGACCCGCCCTGTCCCGCGCACAGTTCGACACGCTCTTCGACGAGCTGCGCACCTGGGGCCGCTGGGCTCCGGCCGACGCCGACCGCGGCGCGTGGAACCGGGTCACCCCCGAGCACGCACGCCGCGCCGCCGCCCTGGTCCGCACCGGCACGACCGTCCCCACGGCCCTGCCGTGGAACACGGCGCCCGGCCCGGACAACGGCAAGCCCGCCCTCCACTACATGTCCGACCTGGGTGACGTCGAGGCCCCCGAACCGTCCTGCCACAAGGACTTCATCGCCGTCGACTACCACGGCAAGGGCGTCAGCCACCTCGACGCGCTCTCCCACATCGCCTACCGCGGACAGCTCTACGACGGCCGCACCGCACGCGAGGTCGTCGATGCGGGCGGTGCCCGGTTCGGCTCGGTGTCCGCACTCGGCCCACTGGCCACCAAGGGTGTACTGATCGACATGCCCGCCGTCCTCGGTACCGACTGGCTGGAGCCCGGCCGGGCCGTGCACGCCGAGGACGTCACCGCGGCCGAGAAGACCCTCGGCGTCACCATCGGCGACGGCGACGCGGTCCTGCTGCGCTCCGGCCACTTCCGGCGCCGCGCCGCGCTCGGCGCCTGGAACCCCGACAACGCGAGCGCCGGCTTCCACGTGGACGCCATGCCGCTGTTCGCCGAGCGCGGGATCGCGCTGCTCGGCGGCGACGGCGACAGCGACGTACGGCCCTCCCCGGTCGAAGGGCTGCACTCCCCCGTGCATGCCCTCGCGATCACCGCCATGGGCGTGCCGCTGCTGGACAACCTCGACCTCGAGGCGCTCTCCGCCGCCTGCGCGCAGACCGGCCGCTACGAGTTCCTGTTCGTCGTGGCCCCGCTGAACGTCCCCGGCGGCACGGGTTCGCCCGTCAACCCGATCGCGGTGCTGTGA
- a CDS encoding dehydrogenase yields the protein MSTASGAGFRVGVSRDFLDADGRNVWGDIRLGELDAAGVDWHYLPRDTQELLASDVDGLDAVLFAGPAVTARTFEGADHPPLLFARFGVGYDAVDLDACTRNGALVTITPDGARRPVATAALTLLLAVLHNVTAKDRLVREGRWAEKEQWMGLGLTGRRVGLIGLGNTARDLVGLVRPFEVDLVAYDPYCPPETAAALGVRLADVDTVMTEADAVIVMCALTEETRHLVDARRLSLMKPTAVLLNVARGPIVDEAALIEALRVRRIRGAGLDVFESEPPALDNPLLGMDNVVLSPHALAWTDEMSAGNGGSAVRAVLEVAAGRVPPFVVNRDVLESPQLIARLAELTARQNTPAGAGA from the coding sequence ATGAGCACCGCATCAGGCGCCGGGTTCAGAGTCGGCGTCAGCCGGGACTTCCTGGACGCCGACGGCCGCAACGTGTGGGGCGACATCCGGCTCGGCGAGCTCGACGCCGCCGGGGTCGACTGGCACTACCTGCCGCGCGACACCCAGGAACTCCTCGCGTCGGACGTCGACGGCCTGGACGCCGTCCTGTTCGCCGGCCCCGCCGTCACGGCGCGCACCTTCGAGGGTGCCGACCACCCCCCGCTCCTCTTCGCCCGCTTCGGCGTCGGCTACGACGCCGTCGACCTCGACGCGTGCACCCGCAACGGCGCCCTGGTGACGATCACCCCCGACGGCGCCCGTCGCCCGGTCGCCACCGCCGCCCTCACGCTGCTCCTCGCCGTGCTGCACAACGTGACCGCCAAGGACCGACTGGTGCGGGAGGGCCGCTGGGCCGAGAAGGAACAGTGGATGGGCCTCGGGCTCACCGGCCGCCGTGTCGGACTGATCGGCCTCGGCAACACCGCCCGGGATCTGGTCGGACTAGTGCGGCCGTTCGAGGTCGACCTCGTGGCGTACGACCCCTACTGCCCGCCGGAGACCGCCGCCGCGCTCGGCGTACGGCTCGCGGACGTCGACACCGTGATGACGGAGGCCGACGCCGTGATCGTGATGTGCGCGCTGACGGAGGAGACCCGCCATCTCGTCGACGCGCGGCGGCTGTCCCTGATGAAGCCCACGGCTGTCCTCCTCAATGTGGCCCGCGGACCCATCGTCGACGAGGCCGCGCTGATCGAGGCGCTGCGGGTACGTCGTATCAGAGGCGCCGGACTCGACGTGTTCGAGAGCGAGCCGCCGGCCCTGGACAACCCGCTGCTGGGCATGGACAACGTCGTGCTCAGCCCGCACGCCCTGGCGTGGACCGACGAGATGTCCGCCGGGAACGGCGGCAGCGCGGTCCGGGCCGTGCTGGAGGTGGCGGCGGGCCGGGTACCGCCCTTCGTCGTCAACCGGGATGTGCTCGAAAGTCCTCAACTGATCGCTCGCCTCGCAGAGTTGACGGCTCGTCAGAACACTCCGGCGGGAGCCGGCGCATGA
- a CDS encoding NAD(P)-dependent oxidoreductase produces the protein MSVADVGTGTGTGTGTVGFLGLGAMGLPMAENLARAGFDVLAWNRGRAPLEAASAAGCRIADSPEQVAATASVVLTMLPDLPQVIELLDRPDGLRSGRPVMDTLAVMGTVSPVAVRALAEKLRPQGITVVDAPVSGGVTGARDATLSIMAGGPAESVARIRPYLEAMGSTVRRLGDTGAGSLAKACNQLVVAGTLVALAEAVLLGERGGLEPAALLDVLAGGLASSEVLAQKRHHLAEGDFTPSGPARYLHKDLGFVLDSAADEGVTLPVSETVAALYAAIEAQGLGDLDNSVVLGLLRDGSPNSPHFTKD, from the coding sequence ATGAGTGTCGCCGACGTCGGCACCGGCACCGGCACCGGCACCGGCACCGTCGGCTTCCTCGGGCTCGGCGCGATGGGACTTCCCATGGCGGAGAACCTCGCCCGGGCCGGTTTCGACGTACTCGCCTGGAACCGCGGCCGGGCCCCGCTGGAGGCAGCCAGCGCCGCCGGCTGCCGTATCGCCGACAGCCCGGAGCAGGTGGCTGCCACCGCGTCGGTCGTCCTCACCATGCTCCCCGACCTTCCCCAGGTGATCGAGCTGCTGGACCGCCCGGACGGACTGCGCTCCGGACGGCCGGTCATGGACACCCTGGCCGTCATGGGCACCGTCTCCCCCGTAGCGGTGCGCGCCCTGGCCGAGAAGCTGCGCCCGCAGGGCATCACGGTCGTCGACGCCCCCGTCAGCGGCGGGGTGACCGGAGCCCGCGACGCCACCCTGTCGATCATGGCCGGGGGCCCGGCGGAGTCGGTCGCGCGGATCCGCCCCTACCTGGAGGCGATGGGCTCGACCGTACGGCGCCTGGGAGACACCGGCGCCGGCTCCCTCGCCAAGGCCTGCAACCAGCTCGTCGTCGCCGGAACCCTGGTCGCCCTCGCCGAGGCCGTCCTGCTCGGTGAGCGCGGCGGCCTCGAACCCGCCGCGCTGCTCGACGTACTGGCCGGCGGGCTCGCCTCCTCCGAGGTGCTCGCCCAGAAACGGCATCACCTGGCCGAGGGCGACTTCACCCCCTCGGGCCCCGCCCGCTACCTCCACAAGGACCTCGGGTTCGTCCTGGACAGCGCCGCCGACGAAGGCGTCACGCTGCCGGTCTCCGAGACCGTCGCCGCGCTGTACGCGGCCATCGAGGCCCAGGGCCTCGGCGACCTGGACAACAGCGTCGTCCTCGGTCTGCTGCGCGACGGCTCGCCCAACTCCCCTCATTTCACGAAGGACTGA
- a CDS encoding MFS transporter, with protein MSDGGRRGLALLVAGAFFMENLDGTIISTAAPDMAASFGVRPADIGIAMTAYFVALAVFIPVSGWAADRYGARRVFVWAIAVFTLASALCAAADGLAELVVMRVAQGIGGAMMVPVGRLAVLRTTRKSDLLRAIAWLTWPGLLAPVLAPALGGLFTTYASWHWIFLVNVPLGVLALPLALRLVPDLRQPERPRLDWVGFGVGGAGLAALVLGLERLGDAPAAWGSGASWLTAGVALCLVTVRHFRHSRSPLLDLDALRVDTFRVSNAGGALFRAAVTAVPFVLPLMFQEAFDWSAATAGVVLIAVFAGNVAVKPFTTPLLRRYGFRTVLLVNGVATAVTFVLCGLLGPHTPPTAVVCVLFLSGVCRSVSLSAYATIGFADIAPERSSDANALSSTVQQLAAGLGVAFGALALRAAGPVAPLLGLAGPTGPYRVAFALLAVVPLVTVAEAARLRRDAGAVVTGAAHAPHAGAGTGVR; from the coding sequence GTGAGCGACGGGGGCCGCCGGGGGCTGGCGCTGCTGGTCGCCGGGGCCTTCTTCATGGAGAACCTGGACGGCACGATCATCTCGACGGCCGCCCCCGACATGGCCGCCTCCTTCGGGGTGCGGCCGGCCGACATCGGCATCGCCATGACGGCGTACTTCGTCGCGCTGGCCGTGTTCATCCCGGTGAGCGGCTGGGCCGCCGACCGTTACGGCGCACGCCGGGTCTTCGTCTGGGCGATCGCCGTGTTCACCCTCGCCTCGGCGCTCTGCGCGGCGGCGGACGGGCTGGCCGAGCTCGTCGTGATGCGCGTCGCGCAGGGCATCGGCGGGGCGATGATGGTGCCCGTCGGCAGGCTGGCGGTGCTGCGCACCACCAGGAAGTCGGATCTGCTGCGGGCGATCGCCTGGCTGACCTGGCCCGGTCTGCTGGCTCCTGTCCTGGCACCCGCGCTGGGCGGGCTGTTCACGACGTACGCCTCATGGCACTGGATCTTCCTGGTGAACGTGCCGTTGGGCGTGCTGGCGCTGCCGCTCGCCCTGCGGCTCGTCCCCGATCTCCGGCAGCCGGAGCGACCTCGACTCGACTGGGTGGGCTTCGGGGTCGGCGGCGCAGGGCTGGCGGCACTGGTGCTGGGCCTGGAGCGGCTCGGGGATGCGCCCGCCGCGTGGGGATCGGGCGCGTCCTGGCTCACCGCGGGCGTCGCCCTCTGTTTGGTGACGGTGCGTCATTTCCGGCACAGCCGGAGCCCGTTGCTGGACCTCGACGCCCTGAGGGTGGACACCTTCCGGGTGTCCAACGCGGGTGGCGCCCTGTTCCGTGCGGCGGTCACCGCCGTTCCGTTCGTGCTGCCGCTGATGTTCCAGGAGGCCTTCGACTGGAGCGCCGCGACCGCCGGTGTGGTGCTCATCGCGGTGTTCGCGGGCAACGTCGCCGTGAAGCCGTTCACCACCCCGCTGCTGCGCCGCTACGGCTTCCGGACGGTGCTGCTGGTGAACGGAGTCGCGACGGCGGTGACCTTCGTGCTGTGCGGGCTGCTCGGGCCGCACACGCCGCCGACCGCAGTGGTGTGCGTGCTGTTCCTGAGCGGAGTGTGCCGGTCCGTCTCGCTCAGCGCGTACGCGACGATCGGCTTCGCAGACATCGCACCGGAGCGCAGCAGCGACGCCAACGCGCTCTCCAGCACGGTGCAACAGCTCGCCGCCGGCCTCGGAGTCGCCTTCGGCGCCCTCGCGCTGCGCGCGGCGGGCCCGGTCGCGCCGCTCCTCGGACTGGCGGGCCCCACCGGCCCCTACCGGGTGGCGTTCGCGCTGCTCGCCGTGGTTCCCCTGGTCACGGTCGCGGAGGCCGCACGGCTACGGCGGGACGCCGGGGCGGTGGTCACCGGTGCGGCCCATGCACCTCACGCAGGAGCTGGTACAGGTGTTCGCTGA
- the gnd gene encoding decarboxylating 6-phosphogluconate dehydrogenase translates to MQVGIVGLGRMGGNMAARWRDRGHEVLGYSRTSPDRDADSLEELVAKLAGPRVVWLMLPAGDPTREALRQLAELLSPGDVIVEGGNSRFSDDTEHARMLAEHGIGYVDCGVSGGVWGRENGYAVMCGGQDEHVERVWPLLESLAPDQDGLCHAGPVGAGHYSKMVHNGIEYGMMQALAEGYELMEASEYVPDVPKVLASWRHGTVVRSWLLDLLVRALEEDPGLATLSGRVDDSGEGRWTVEEAVRLSVSAPAMTAALFARFASRKPDADQLKALAAMRRQFGGHAVHGAGVGADAGGTKVG, encoded by the coding sequence ATGCAGGTAGGAATCGTCGGCCTGGGACGCATGGGCGGCAACATGGCCGCCCGCTGGCGGGACCGCGGCCACGAGGTGCTCGGCTACAGCCGTACCTCCCCCGACCGTGACGCCGACTCCCTGGAGGAACTCGTCGCGAAGCTCGCCGGCCCCCGCGTGGTGTGGCTGATGCTCCCCGCGGGCGACCCGACCCGCGAGGCCCTGCGGCAGCTCGCGGAACTGCTGTCACCCGGTGACGTGATCGTCGAGGGCGGCAACTCCCGCTTCAGCGACGACACCGAGCACGCCAGGATGCTCGCCGAGCATGGCATCGGCTACGTCGACTGCGGTGTCAGCGGCGGCGTCTGGGGCCGGGAGAACGGCTACGCCGTGATGTGCGGCGGCCAGGACGAGCACGTGGAGCGCGTCTGGCCGCTGCTGGAGTCGCTCGCCCCCGACCAGGACGGGCTGTGCCACGCGGGCCCGGTCGGCGCCGGTCACTACTCCAAGATGGTCCACAACGGCATCGAGTACGGCATGATGCAGGCGCTCGCAGAGGGCTACGAGCTGATGGAGGCCAGCGAGTACGTGCCCGACGTGCCCAAGGTGCTCGCCTCCTGGCGGCACGGCACGGTCGTCCGCTCCTGGCTGCTCGACCTCCTGGTGCGTGCACTGGAAGAGGACCCGGGCCTGGCCACCCTCTCCGGCCGGGTCGACGACTCGGGCGAGGGTCGCTGGACGGTCGAGGAGGCGGTACGTCTCTCCGTGTCCGCCCCGGCCATGACCGCCGCCCTCTTCGCCCGCTTCGCCTCCCGCAAGCCGGACGCCGACCAGCTCAAGGCCCTCGCGGCGATGCGCCGGCAGTTCGGCGGCCACGCGGTGCACGGCGCCGGCGTGGGCGCGGACGCGGGCGGAACGAAGGTGGGCTGA
- a CDS encoding IclR family transcriptional regulator, giving the protein MSASDPGSLVPAVTRAVAILDALGEAEGRPLSVSEIARALGLPKSSTGNLCASLEAAGMITRNGSGFSLGRKLVELGGRYLATVDQLRDFYELCRRSAHISRETARVAVLDGLDVLYLGRYDGAQPLRLTANIGDRFPANCTATGKAILSTLDPAVAEDRLRGRTLPALSERSLTSVPALMADLAETRERGYAIDDEEATAGILCLAVPVNGFRTDSAPFAISVTVLKARLDDEFREALLKDLRAVAAGLENPMLPQGAPPGVG; this is encoded by the coding sequence GTGAGCGCAAGTGACCCGGGTAGTCTCGTCCCCGCTGTGACGCGGGCCGTGGCCATCCTCGACGCACTCGGCGAGGCAGAGGGGCGCCCGCTGTCGGTGAGTGAGATCGCGCGCGCCCTCGGCCTGCCGAAGTCCTCGACGGGCAATCTGTGCGCCTCGCTGGAGGCGGCCGGCATGATCACGCGCAACGGCTCGGGCTTCAGCCTGGGACGCAAGCTCGTGGAGCTCGGCGGCCGCTACCTGGCCACCGTCGATCAGCTGCGTGACTTCTACGAGCTGTGCCGGCGCAGTGCCCACATCTCGCGGGAGACCGCGCGGGTGGCCGTACTGGACGGCCTCGACGTCCTCTATCTGGGGCGTTACGACGGCGCGCAGCCGTTGCGGCTGACCGCCAACATCGGCGACCGCTTCCCCGCGAACTGCACGGCCACGGGCAAGGCGATCCTGTCGACCCTCGACCCGGCGGTGGCCGAGGACCGGCTGCGTGGCCGCACCCTGCCCGCGCTCAGTGAGCGGTCCCTCACCTCCGTGCCCGCCCTGATGGCGGACCTGGCCGAGACCCGGGAGCGCGGTTACGCGATCGACGACGAGGAGGCCACGGCGGGCATCCTCTGCCTCGCCGTACCGGTCAACGGCTTCCGTACGGACTCGGCGCCCTTCGCGATCAGCGTCACCGTGCTCAAGGCCCGGCTCGACGACGAGTTCCGCGAGGCCCTGCTGAAGGACCTGCGAGCCGTGGCGGCAGGTCTGGAGAACCCCATGCTCCCGCAGGGGGCGCCACCTGGCGTCGGCTGA